The following are encoded in a window of Clostridium thermarum genomic DNA:
- the sigE gene encoding RNA polymerase sporulation sigma factor SigE produces MMGLLSFFSKLVLKIKFLYKRLYYIGGNDALPPPLSKEEEDSLVIKLVEGDESVRSVLIERNLRLVVYIARKFENTGVGVEDLISVGTIGLIKAVNTFDPEKKIKLATYASRCIENEILMYLRRNSKVKAEISFYEPLNIDWDGNELLLSDILGTENDIVYNLIEDEIDKQLLVLAMKRLNEREKEIVSLRFGLNGSGEKTQKEVADMLGISQSYISRLEKRIIKRLKKEINKMI; encoded by the coding sequence ATGATGGGATTATTATCATTTTTCAGTAAGTTAGTATTAAAAATAAAATTTCTTTACAAGAGGCTTTACTACATAGGTGGAAACGATGCACTACCCCCGCCACTTTCAAAGGAAGAGGAAGATTCCCTGGTAATAAAACTGGTGGAAGGCGACGAAAGTGTCCGGTCCGTTTTAATAGAACGAAATTTAAGACTGGTTGTCTATATAGCAAGAAAATTTGAAAATACTGGAGTTGGTGTTGAGGATCTAATATCAGTGGGTACAATTGGACTAATAAAAGCTGTAAATACCTTCGATCCTGAGAAAAAAATTAAATTAGCTACTTATGCTTCCAGATGTATAGAGAACGAAATACTAATGTATCTTAGAAGAAATAGCAAGGTCAAAGCCGAAATTTCCTTCTATGAGCCACTTAATATAGATTGGGACGGCAATGAACTGTTATTGTCCGATATTCTGGGAACTGAAAATGATATAGTATATAATCTTATAGAAGATGAAATTGACAAGCAGCTATTGGTACTGGCTATGAAAAGACTCAATGAAAGAGAAAAGGAAATTGTAAGCTTAAGATTTGGACTTAATGGCAGCGGGGAAAAGACCCAAAAGGAGGTTGCTGATATGCTGGGCATATCCCAATCCTATATTTCAAGGCTTGAAAAGAGAATCATTAAAAGGTTAAAGAAAGAAATAAATAAAATGATATAG
- the sigG gene encoding RNA polymerase sporulation sigma factor SigG, whose protein sequence is MMINKVEICGVNTSKLPVLKEPEMRALLEEMKKGNSEAREKFIKGNLRLVLSVIQRFNNRGENVDDLFQVGCIGLMKAIDNFDLSQNVRFSTYAVPMIIGEIRRYLRDNNSIRVSRSLRDIAYRALQVRDKMVNDNNKEPTISEIAKELKVPREEVVFALDAIQDPVSLFEPIYHDGGDAIYVMDQISDNKNMDESWLENISIKEAMKKLNDREKLILTLRFFDGRTQMEVADEIGISQAQVSRLEKTALRHMRKYV, encoded by the coding sequence ATGATGATTAACAAGGTTGAAATATGTGGTGTAAATACCTCAAAGCTCCCGGTGTTAAAAGAACCCGAAATGCGGGCTCTATTGGAGGAGATGAAAAAAGGCAATAGTGAAGCCCGGGAAAAGTTCATAAAGGGTAACCTCAGATTAGTATTGAGTGTAATTCAAAGATTTAACAATAGAGGAGAAAACGTTGATGATTTATTTCAGGTAGGCTGCATCGGGTTAATGAAAGCCATTGATAATTTTGATTTGAGCCAGAATGTACGATTTTCTACATATGCAGTGCCTATGATTATTGGTGAGATAAGAAGATACTTAAGGGATAACAACTCTATAAGAGTTAGCCGTTCACTGCGAGATATAGCATACAGAGCTCTTCAAGTGCGAGACAAAATGGTAAATGACAACAACAAAGAACCTACAATCTCTGAGATTGCTAAGGAGTTAAAGGTACCAAGAGAAGAGGTTGTCTTTGCGCTTGATGCTATTCAAGATCCGGTTTCCCTTTTTGAGCCAATTTATCATGATGGTGGCGATGCCATATATGTGATGGATCAAATAAGCGATAATAAAAACATGGATGAAAGTTGGTTGGAGAATATATCTATAAAAGAGGCAATGAAAAAACTTAATGACAGAGAAAAGCTTATCTTGACATTGAGATTCTTTGACGGTCGTACCCAAATGGAAGTAGCAGATGAAATAGGAATATCCCAGGCTCAAGTATCGAGATTGGAAAAGACAGCCTTAAGGCATATGAGAAAATATGTTTAA
- a CDS encoding YlmC/YmxH family sporulation protein, whose amino-acid sequence MYSINNLRVMEVIDINTGAKIGYIKDIKIDCDEYRIESLLLPMQKSSWFGKQNMLEIPWSKVKKVGIDVILVDADSTAGAE is encoded by the coding sequence ATGTACTCCATAAACAATTTAAGGGTAATGGAAGTAATCGACATAAATACCGGTGCTAAAATTGGATATATAAAGGATATTAAGATAGATTGTGATGAATATAGAATTGAGTCTTTGCTGCTTCCTATGCAAAAAAGCTCCTGGTTTGGAAAGCAGAACATGCTGGAAATACCCTGGTCTAAAGTTAAAAAGGTAGGGATAGATGTAATCCTTGTGGATGCTGATAGTACAGCCGGTGCAGAGTGA
- the nrdR gene encoding transcriptional regulator NrdR, with product MKCPYCGFEESKVVDSRSTEDNMSIRRRRECLSCAKRYTTYEKIEDLPILVIKKDQRRDYFDKSKIINGLIKACEKRPVSRAQIESIAEDVEKRISNQMLTEVKSEYIGEVIMENLKNIDEIAYVRFASVYRQFKDVNTFIEEIKKLMSTK from the coding sequence ATGAAGTGTCCTTACTGCGGATTTGAGGAAAGTAAAGTTGTGGACTCCAGATCTACAGAAGATAATATGTCCATAAGAAGAAGGCGTGAATGTCTCAGCTGTGCAAAGAGATATACTACCTATGAAAAGATAGAGGACTTACCTATATTAGTCATAAAGAAAGATCAAAGAAGGGACTATTTCGATAAATCAAAAATAATAAACGGGCTTATAAAGGCTTGTGAAAAAAGGCCTGTATCAAGGGCGCAAATTGAGTCAATTGCTGAAGACGTAGAAAAGAGAATAAGTAATCAGATGCTTACAGAAGTAAAGTCCGAGTATATTGGCGAGGTAATAATGGAGAACCTAAAAAATATAGATGAAATAGCATATGTGAGATTTGCTTCCGTCTATAGACAATTTAAGGATGTCAATACCTTTATAGAAGAGATAAAAAAGCTTATGTCTACAAAATAG
- the pgeF gene encoding peptidoglycan editing factor PgeF, giving the protein MKIDYMDGFQYIKFVQGKANIIFFTAYNDADFNMISDNFTNNINKVQEMFGLRDVGYSKQVHGDVINIYDGSVKCGDAILTKEKRVAIGVFTADCVPVIIYDAARDLCAAVHSGWKGTYSQISYSTINKMMQEFGSKAEDISVYIGPHMRCCCYEVGQELMDKFTSDDLYKSDEIVVDRRLNLAKCIELQCIKSGVSKDKIYDVNLCTGCSERTSGIKLHSFRTRKDQSGRLFSLVYMEE; this is encoded by the coding sequence ATGAAAATAGATTATATGGATGGATTTCAATACATCAAATTTGTTCAGGGGAAGGCAAATATCATATTTTTTACTGCATATAATGATGCGGATTTTAATATGATATCTGATAACTTTACCAATAATATCAATAAGGTTCAAGAAATGTTTGGCCTTAGGGATGTAGGCTACTCCAAGCAGGTACACGGTGATGTCATAAATATATATGACGGCTCGGTGAAATGTGGAGATGCCATACTTACAAAGGAAAAGCGAGTAGCAATAGGCGTATTTACTGCAGACTGTGTTCCGGTGATTATATACGATGCTGCACGGGACTTATGTGCAGCAGTACACAGCGGCTGGAAGGGAACTTACAGCCAAATTTCCTACAGCACAATAAATAAAATGATGCAGGAATTTGGATCTAAGGCCGAAGATATTTCTGTCTATATTGGACCCCATATGAGGTGCTGCTGCTATGAGGTAGGACAGGAGTTAATGGATAAATTTACTTCGGATGATTTGTATAAATCAGATGAAATAGTAGTAGATAGAAGGCTTAATTTAGCTAAGTGTATAGAGCTGCAGTGTATAAAATCCGGTGTAAGCAAAGATAAAATCTATGATGTAAACTTGTGTACCGGATGCTCTGAAAGAACATCGGGCATTAAGCTTCATTCCTTTAGGACAAGGAAAGACCAAAGCGGCAGATTATTTTCACTAGTATATATGGAAGAATAA
- a CDS encoding response regulator transcription factor, protein MPEEKILVVDDEANILELIRFNLENNGYKVLTAQNGAEALKIAKTEQPSLMLLDLMLPGMDGYDVCKEIRRDKQMSQIPIIMITAKGEEIDKILGLELGADDYITKPFSIRELMARVKAVLRRTSVQPNDDSYKFGNITVDFQKHEILKKGEKLELTLKEFELLEILIKNKGHVMTRDFLLDKIWGYEYIGETRTVDVHIRHLRQKIEEDDKNPVYIETIRGIGYRFNFGD, encoded by the coding sequence ATGCCGGAAGAAAAAATTTTAGTGGTAGACGATGAGGCAAATATTTTAGAACTGATAAGATTCAATTTGGAGAACAATGGTTATAAGGTATTAACGGCCCAAAATGGTGCGGAAGCCCTAAAAATAGCAAAGACAGAGCAACCAAGCTTGATGCTTTTAGACTTGATGCTTCCCGGTATGGATGGTTACGATGTTTGCAAGGAAATAAGAAGAGATAAGCAAATGTCTCAGATTCCCATCATTATGATAACTGCAAAGGGCGAGGAGATTGATAAGATTTTGGGCCTGGAGCTGGGGGCTGATGACTATATTACAAAGCCCTTTTCCATAAGAGAGCTCATGGCCAGAGTTAAAGCTGTACTGAGGAGAACCAGCGTTCAACCTAATGATGACTCCTATAAATTTGGCAACATTACAGTAGACTTTCAGAAACATGAGATCCTCAAAAAAGGTGAAAAACTGGAACTGACCTTAAAGGAATTTGAGCTTCTGGAAATATTAATAAAAAACAAGGGCCACGTCATGACCCGGGACTTTCTGTTAGATAAGATATGGGGTTATGAATACATTGGAGAAACCAGAACCGTGGATGTGCATATAAGACATCTTAGGCAGAAGATTGAGGAGGATGACAAGAATCCTGTGTATATAGAGACCATAAGAGGAATAGGTTATAGATTTAACTTTGGTGATTGA
- the pnpS gene encoding two-component system histidine kinase PnpS — MKKKLMFFILSTIVFCLALTIALYVLISNYEYTEIKKKELALNNEIISKIIKEYKIDISSGKLPFSSELEKYDYRLTIIDKDGHVIYETQKTSESMEKHNESSEVTEARAKGLGISIRYSSSLRKNMIYVATRLDGNIIIRSSKPIETLSAINTKYLKYYIILIIVILAMTLAISSRLSYIIIKPIKDLQYITGRVAKGELEKRVVVTSKDEIGQLGKTFNYMASRLQDTLKDLVDKQNKLEAILKSMDSGVIAIDRNNRIMMINPYAKKIFGIDKDIIGKKLVDHIKDLVIDELLHGADGSQREIRVSYPHEKILRIRTAELVNNSEHMGTVAVVQDITEIKRLEHMRSDFVANVSHELKTPLTSIKGFAETLKYVEDKATKEKFLDIINDEAERLTRLINDILTLSDLENHIEERKELIDVKETIMQVYNLMKQTAEDKTINLEFDLQQGCRILGSTDKFKQMMINLVDNAIKYSETGDNVEIGCAQEEEHCVIWVKDNGVGIPKDHIPRIFERFYRVDKARSRAKGGTGLGLAIVKHIVIGLKGTIDVESELGQGSKFTIKIPVV; from the coding sequence ATGAAAAAGAAGCTTATGTTTTTTATACTCTCTACCATAGTATTTTGCCTGGCCCTAACTATAGCCCTGTATGTCCTTATATCCAACTATGAATACACTGAAATCAAGAAAAAGGAACTTGCCTTGAATAATGAAATAATATCTAAGATTATTAAAGAGTATAAAATTGACATTAGTTCAGGTAAACTTCCTTTTTCTTCTGAGTTAGAGAAATATGATTATAGGCTTACTATCATTGACAAGGATGGCCACGTTATTTATGAAACTCAGAAAACCAGTGAATCTATGGAAAAGCATAATGAAAGTAGTGAAGTAACTGAAGCAAGAGCAAAAGGGTTAGGAATAAGTATAAGGTATAGTTCTAGCTTAAGAAAGAACATGATTTATGTTGCTACTAGGTTAGATGGGAACATTATTATTAGAAGCTCAAAACCTATTGAGACCTTAAGTGCAATCAATACCAAATATTTAAAGTACTATATTATATTGATAATAGTAATCTTGGCCATGACCCTTGCCATATCCTCCAGACTCTCCTATATCATTATAAAGCCCATAAAAGATTTACAGTATATAACTGGCAGAGTTGCTAAAGGGGAACTGGAAAAAAGAGTAGTGGTAACTTCCAAGGATGAAATCGGACAACTTGGAAAGACCTTTAACTACATGGCAAGTCGACTTCAGGACACTCTTAAGGACTTAGTAGATAAGCAGAATAAGCTGGAGGCTATACTAAAGAGCATGGACAGTGGAGTAATAGCCATAGATAGAAATAACCGTATAATGATGATAAACCCCTATGCAAAGAAGATATTCGGTATTGATAAGGATATTATCGGAAAAAAATTGGTTGATCATATAAAAGATCTGGTAATTGACGAGCTTCTCCATGGTGCGGACGGTTCACAGCGGGAAATTAGAGTATCATACCCCCATGAAAAGATTTTGAGGATAAGAACAGCGGAGTTAGTAAATAACAGTGAGCACATGGGAACAGTGGCTGTGGTGCAGGATATTACAGAAATAAAAAGACTGGAACATATGAGGTCGGATTTCGTGGCTAACGTGTCCCATGAATTAAAAACTCCATTAACATCTATTAAAGGCTTTGCGGAAACCCTCAAATATGTAGAGGACAAAGCCACTAAGGAGAAGTTCTTAGACATAATAAATGATGAGGCGGAAAGGCTCACCAGATTGATAAACGATATATTAACACTGTCAGATTTAGAGAACCATATAGAAGAAAGAAAAGAACTTATAGATGTTAAAGAAACAATAATGCAGGTATATAATTTAATGAAGCAAACCGCAGAGGATAAAACCATAAACCTTGAATTCGACTTACAGCAGGGATGTAGAATTTTAGGCAGTACTGATAAGTTCAAGCAAATGATGATTAACTTAGTGGACAATGCCATAAAATACTCCGAAACCGGCGACAACGTGGAGATTGGTTGCGCCCAGGAGGAAGAACATTGCGTAATTTGGGTAAAGGACAATGGAGTGGGTATACCTAAAGATCATATACCAAGAATTTTTGAAAGGTTTTATAGGGTTGACAAGGCCAGGTCCAGAGCCAAAGGAGGTACCGGCCTAGGCTTGGCCATAGTCAAGCACATTGTCATTGGCTTAAAGGGCACCATTGATGTTGAAAGTGAATTAGGTCAGGGTAGCAAGTTTACAATTAAAATACCGGTGGTATAG
- a CDS encoding MFS transporter, which produces MATFFLVIIYLSFISLGLPDSLLGVSWPLLHLDINAPFEAAGLISMIVAGGTIVSSFVSGRVIKALGTGKIAFISCLMTAAALLGISFAPSLIWLILLAIPLGLGAGSVDTALNNYVALHYKSYHMSWLHCFWGVGASIGPIIMSRFISKGQTWRYGYLTVSIIQFVLVVILLAALPLWIKAERDSENNESGSEEAADSTSVGQAAQKPLKIKGVKLALVSFLFYCGTESTMGLWGSSFLVNVKNISAATAASWVSLYYTGITVGRFISGFLTLKMSNRMMIRTGQTIALCGALLLLLPLPSIFSLFGFMLVGLGCAPIYPCMLHETPVRFGKENSQMLMGYQMAFAYTGSTFLPPLLGVIASRTSISIMPFFVVFYIATMLIGSETLNAYLYKLKSEV; this is translated from the coding sequence ATGGCTACGTTTTTTTTAGTTATTATTTATTTATCCTTTATCAGTTTAGGACTGCCGGATTCACTACTGGGTGTTTCATGGCCACTGCTGCACTTAGATATTAATGCCCCATTTGAAGCGGCAGGTTTGATTTCTATGATAGTGGCAGGAGGGACTATCGTTTCCAGCTTTGTAAGTGGTAGAGTAATCAAAGCCTTAGGCACCGGTAAAATTGCCTTTATTAGCTGCTTAATGACCGCTGCTGCCCTCTTAGGTATCTCCTTTGCACCATCTCTCATATGGCTTATATTGTTGGCTATACCACTGGGCCTAGGAGCAGGCTCCGTAGATACTGCCTTGAACAATTATGTGGCCCTGCATTACAAGTCCTACCATATGAGTTGGCTGCACTGCTTTTGGGGAGTAGGCGCTAGTATCGGTCCTATAATTATGTCCAGGTTTATTTCAAAGGGTCAGACTTGGAGATACGGATATCTGACGGTGTCAATCATTCAATTTGTATTGGTTGTGATACTTTTAGCAGCCCTTCCCCTATGGATTAAAGCAGAAAGAGATTCTGAAAATAATGAATCTGGTTCAGAAGAAGCTGCAGATAGCACATCAGTTGGCCAAGCGGCCCAAAAGCCTCTTAAAATTAAGGGAGTTAAGTTAGCCTTAGTGTCATTCTTATTTTACTGCGGTACGGAATCCACAATGGGATTATGGGGCAGTAGTTTCCTCGTAAATGTAAAGAATATCTCTGCAGCCACTGCCGCCAGCTGGGTATCTCTCTATTATACCGGCATTACGGTTGGCCGATTTATCAGCGGATTTTTAACTCTGAAAATGAGTAACCGCATGATGATCCGTACTGGACAAACTATAGCATTGTGTGGTGCTCTCTTATTGTTGCTACCACTGCCATCTATATTCTCCCTGTTTGGCTTTATGCTAGTGGGACTAGGCTGCGCGCCTATTTATCCCTGCATGCTGCACGAAACTCCTGTACGTTTTGGAAAGGAAAACTCACAAATGCTTATGGGTTACCAAATGGCCTTTGCCTACACGGGAAGCACCTTCTTGCCGCCGCTGCTTGGAGTAATTGCATCTAGAACATCAATAAGCATAATGCCCTTCTTCGTTGTATTCTATATAGCTACTATGCTCATTGGTTCAGAAACTCTCAATGCCTATCTATACAAGTTAAAGTCGGAAGTATAG
- a CDS encoding ROK family transcriptional regulator, with product MLRDLAGRPKVMATVNREMIRSALLELGSATKAELSKYCGISSPTVGKVLETLRKNEEIIELGYDDSSGGRRAMRYSINAEKILGLTLFLEQKETIYSVYKCTGETLISGRLDGEFLKSLDSIEMIVSGLLKEHPNIASISIGVPGAVKNGEIFFIPDYDAFKGVNLKKYFEERFNLPVVIENDMNAAVIGYHEVLKQTSLKIEEPLDSKAKLHDISITYLYLGNNGPGTGILINGEVVRGSTCFAGEVSFIPIYDKENFFQRTRQNGVTKLDIDAVSRLITAFVTIINPQYIVLCKKDIDQSDLLEIIENCSKYFPMEHMPDLRIRENWKEDYTLGLKTLGLKSMFSGIKIIRD from the coding sequence ATGTTGAGAGACTTGGCTGGTAGACCAAAAGTGATGGCCACAGTCAACAGAGAAATGATTCGTTCTGCCCTTTTAGAGCTTGGCAGTGCTACTAAGGCAGAACTGAGTAAGTACTGTGGCATAAGCTCTCCAACTGTGGGAAAAGTATTGGAAACACTACGAAAGAATGAAGAGATAATTGAATTAGGTTATGATGATTCCAGCGGCGGAAGACGAGCTATGCGGTATTCCATCAATGCTGAGAAAATTCTTGGCCTTACCCTATTTCTAGAGCAAAAGGAAACTATCTACTCTGTTTATAAGTGCACTGGTGAGACCTTAATAAGTGGTCGTCTAGATGGTGAATTTCTCAAATCCCTGGATAGTATTGAGATGATTGTGTCCGGATTATTGAAAGAGCATCCTAACATTGCTTCCATTTCAATCGGTGTTCCGGGAGCGGTAAAGAATGGAGAAATATTTTTTATACCGGATTATGATGCTTTCAAAGGAGTAAACTTAAAGAAGTATTTTGAAGAACGTTTCAATTTGCCGGTGGTCATAGAAAATGATATGAACGCTGCTGTTATCGGCTATCATGAAGTACTTAAACAAACTTCATTGAAAATTGAAGAGCCCTTGGATAGTAAAGCAAAGCTTCATGATATTTCCATTACCTATCTCTATCTTGGTAATAACGGTCCAGGTACAGGCATTTTAATTAATGGAGAAGTGGTTAGAGGCAGCACTTGTTTTGCCGGTGAAGTTAGCTTCATTCCCATATACGATAAGGAGAACTTTTTCCAGCGTACAAGGCAAAATGGTGTGACCAAGCTGGATATAGATGCTGTTAGCCGCTTAATCACTGCCTTCGTCACCATAATCAATCCCCAATACATAGTGTTATGTAAAAAGGATATTGATCAAAGTGATCTGCTGGAAATCATAGAGAATTGTTCAAAGTACTTTCCCATGGAACATATGCCTGATTTGCGAATCCGGGAAAATTGGAAAGAAGATTACACTCTTGGTTTAAAGACTCTTGGTTTAAAATCAATGTTCTCAGGTATTAAGATTATTAGAGATTAA
- a CDS encoding DUF512 domain-containing protein encodes MSAKISNIHPGGIAEELELEVGDVILSINGNEIKDIIDYRFLMAEEYIELEVQKLTGEIWTYEVEKEYDENLGVDFEKSIMDEAKRCSNKCIFCFIDQLPPGMRDTLYFKDDDSRLAFLQGNFVTLTNMKDSDIDRIIKYRISPINISVHTTDPELRKKMLNNRFAGNIYERLQKLAAANINMNTQIVSVPGINNGEELIKTIEDLYKLHPAIQNVAVVPVGSTKYREGLYNITLYNADSARKEIHSVRKLQKKYIKEIGAPFVRLSDEFYVLAGEEIPDSDFYEGFEQLEDGVGMIRFLRDSIEQTLPYLKDEAEGEYTLVTGVLAYEEIKSMAKLIMEKNNKVKLDVRKIINRFFGETITVAGLLTGGDIIDQLKDNIGPGKIIIPVNMLRSGESVFLDDLTIHDLEEALGRKVIKCEYTGEDLIDIINNNGQVCKETKTAGGAEIDNLYMQNKEYKREE; translated from the coding sequence ATGTCAGCAAAAATAAGTAATATACATCCTGGGGGGATAGCTGAGGAGCTTGAGCTGGAAGTTGGGGATGTTATATTATCGATAAACGGCAATGAAATAAAGGATATAATTGATTATAGATTCTTAATGGCAGAAGAATATATAGAACTAGAGGTTCAAAAGCTCACTGGCGAGATTTGGACCTATGAAGTGGAAAAGGAATATGACGAGAACCTTGGAGTAGACTTTGAAAAATCTATTATGGATGAGGCTAAGAGATGCTCTAATAAATGTATATTCTGCTTCATCGATCAGCTGCCTCCAGGTATGAGGGACACCCTGTATTTTAAAGATGACGATTCAAGACTGGCCTTTCTTCAGGGGAACTTTGTAACCCTCACCAATATGAAGGATAGCGATATAGACAGAATTATAAAATATAGAATCAGTCCCATTAATATTTCTGTGCATACTACGGACCCTGAGCTTAGAAAGAAGATGCTCAATAACCGTTTTGCCGGCAATATATATGAAAGACTGCAAAAGTTAGCTGCCGCAAACATAAACATGAACACTCAAATTGTCAGTGTTCCCGGAATAAATAACGGAGAAGAACTTATAAAGACTATTGAGGACCTTTATAAGCTCCATCCTGCAATACAAAACGTTGCAGTGGTTCCGGTAGGTTCTACCAAGTACCGAGAAGGCTTGTATAATATAACCCTATATAATGCTGACAGTGCAAGGAAAGAAATTCATAGTGTCAGAAAGCTTCAGAAAAAGTACATAAAAGAAATTGGAGCACCCTTTGTGAGACTTTCAGATGAGTTTTATGTCTTAGCCGGGGAAGAAATACCTGACAGTGACTTCTACGAAGGCTTTGAACAGCTGGAGGACGGTGTTGGAATGATAAGGTTCCTAAGGGATAGCATAGAACAAACACTGCCCTATTTGAAAGATGAGGCTGAGGGAGAATATACCTTGGTTACCGGTGTTTTAGCCTATGAGGAGATAAAAAGCATGGCAAAGCTTATTATGGAAAAAAACAATAAGGTTAAACTTGATGTCAGAAAGATCATTAACCGGTTCTTTGGAGAGACCATAACTGTAGCAGGCCTCCTTACCGGTGGAGATATCATTGACCAGTTAAAGGATAATATCGGACCGGGCAAGATAATCATACCCGTTAACATGCTAAGAAGCGGGGAATCTGTTTTTCTGGATGATTTGACCATACATGATTTAGAAGAGGCCTTGGGAAGAAAAGTTATAAAATGTGAATATACCGGGGAAGATCTAATAGACATAATCAATAATAATGGCCAGGTGTGTAAAGAAACAAAGACAGCCGGTGGAGCAGAAATTGATAATTTATACATGCAGAATAAGGAATACAAAAGGGAGGAATAG
- the der gene encoding ribosome biogenesis GTPase Der, which produces MGKPIVAIVGRPNVGKSTLFNKLAGKRISIVQDTPGVTRDRVYAEAEWLRYNFTIIDTGGIEPESEDIIVSQMRRQAQIAIETADVIIFIVDGKEGLTGADKEVAQMLRKSKKPIVLVVNKVDSLKEENNAFEFYNLGIGDPITISASQGLGLGDMLDKVVEHFGDIDDEAVDDEIIRIAFMGKPNVGKSSLINRLLGEERVIVSDVPGTTRDAVDSYLETELGKFILIDTAGLRRKSKVKEEIERYSVVRTLAAIEKADVCILMIDVEEGVTEQDEKIVGYAHEMNKAIMVIVNKWDLVEKDDKTMDKYKKELEMKLKFLNYASYLFISAKTGQRVHKVLEMAKECYDNYCRRISTGILNEVINKAVLMKEPPVVGVKRLKIYYVTQVGIKPPTFVFFVNDYKALHFSYERYLENQLRSSFDFKGTGIKLQFRERNEKND; this is translated from the coding sequence ATGGGAAAACCAATAGTTGCAATCGTGGGAAGACCCAATGTAGGTAAGTCAACTTTATTTAATAAATTGGCGGGAAAGAGAATATCAATAGTACAGGATACACCTGGGGTAACAAGAGATAGAGTATATGCCGAAGCAGAATGGCTTAGATACAACTTTACAATTATAGATACGGGTGGTATAGAACCGGAAAGTGAAGACATCATAGTAAGCCAAATGAGAAGACAGGCGCAGATTGCCATTGAGACTGCAGATGTAATAATATTTATCGTGGACGGTAAGGAAGGTCTTACCGGGGCAGATAAAGAGGTTGCTCAAATGCTGAGAAAGAGCAAGAAGCCTATAGTTTTAGTTGTAAATAAGGTAGATTCTCTGAAGGAAGAAAACAATGCCTTCGAGTTCTATAACTTAGGCATAGGGGATCCTATTACAATTTCCGCTTCTCAGGGTTTAGGCTTGGGAGATATGCTGGATAAGGTTGTTGAACATTTTGGAGATATTGATGATGAAGCGGTTGACGATGAGATTATCAGAATAGCCTTTATGGGCAAACCAAATGTGGGAAAGTCTTCCTTGATAAATAGGCTTTTGGGAGAAGAGAGAGTAATAGTAAGTGATGTTCCCGGAACTACAAGAGATGCGGTGGATAGTTATCTGGAAACAGAGCTAGGAAAGTTCATACTTATCGATACCGCAGGTCTTCGACGTAAGAGTAAGGTTAAGGAAGAAATAGAGAGGTACAGTGTAGTAAGAACCCTGGCAGCTATCGAAAAGGCAGATGTGTGTATCTTGATGATAGATGTAGAGGAAGGTGTAACTGAACAGGATGAAAAAATCGTTGGCTATGCCCATGAAATGAACAAAGCCATAATGGTTATAGTGAACAAGTGGGATCTTGTTGAAAAAGACGATAAGACCATGGACAAATACAAAAAAGAACTAGAGATGAAATTAAAATTCTTAAACTATGCCTCATACCTGTTTATTTCAGCAAAAACTGGCCAAAGAGTGCATAAGGTCCTTGAAATGGCTAAAGAGTGCTATGACAATTACTGCAGAAGAATTTCAACGGGTATATTGAATGAGGTTATAAACAAAGCTGTACTTATGAAGGAACCTCCAGTAGTTGGTGTAAAGCGACTCAAAATATACTATGTTACTCAGGTAGGTATAAAACCACCAACTTTTGTTTTCTTTGTAAATGACTATAAGGCTCTTCATTTTTCCTATGAAAGGTATCTTGAAAATCAGTTAAGAAGCAGCTTTGATTTTAAAGGTACCGGAATAAAACTACAATTCCGTGAAAGGAACGAAAAAAATGATTAA